Proteins from a genomic interval of Papaver somniferum cultivar HN1 chromosome 4, ASM357369v1, whole genome shotgun sequence:
- the LOC113274340 gene encoding uncharacterized protein LOC113274340 translates to MPELGRMSVKRQLIFEGFRESNSVAQMGNKRMRGNVMSVELALQRELEYLKRIENLQKPSDCNSKEHLLPGQGVPSKVALEESRQKFSLQYEACSQGVLLDPVFNKRKFEHGSPLEETTIREVTHLQFQEPSTPIQGSLPSVGMKRKTPENFTCSSPQPQQESYTLLNSVPQTVNLLCKVCQVPCSGAANFKQHCAGRKHKNKVEELKHLKNSSEDKKELGPVWCDICLVSCMDRSAYKQHVAGKKHAACLTAFNNAIRGKGVEMGNRNGTW, encoded by the exons ATGCCTGAACTAG GTCGCATGTCTGTCAAGAGACAGCTTATATTTGAGGGATTTAGAGAAAGCAATTCTGTAGCTCAAATGGGTAATAAGAGGATGAGAGGTAATGTCATGTCTGTGGAGCTTGCACTTCAAAGAGAATTAGAGTATCTGAAGAGAATCGAAAATTTGCAGAAGCCTTCTGACTGTAATTCTAAAGAACACCTTCTGCCTGGCCAG GGGGTACCTTCTAAAGTTGCACTTGAAGAAAGTCGACAAAAATTCTCTTTGCAGTATGAAGCATGTTCTCAAG GTGTGTTGTTAGACCCTGTATTCAACAAACGAAAATTTGAACATGGGAGTCCTCTAGAAGAGACAACAATCAGGGAAGTGACCCATCTGCAGTTTCAGGAACCATCTACACCAATCCAG GGGTCATTACCTTCGGTGGGAATGAAGCGGAAAACTCCTGAAAACTTCACATGTTCATCACCACAACCACAACAAGAGTCTTACACACTTCTAAACTCTGTACCACAAACAGTCAATTTATTGTGCAAGGTATGCCAAGTCCCTTGTTCAGGTGCAGCCAATTTCAAGCAACACTGTGCAGGgagaaaacacaaaaacaaagtagaAGAGTTGAAACACTTGAAGAACAGCAGTGAAGATAAGAAAGAACTAGGGCCAGTATGGTGTGATATATGCTTGGTCTCATGCATGGATAGGTCAGCTTACAAACAACATGTTGCTGGAAAAAAGCATGCTGCTTGTCTTACTGCCTTTAATAATGCAATTAGAGGCAAAGGAGTTGAAATGGGAAACCGAAATGGCACATGGTAG